A window of Psychroflexus sp. ALD_RP9 contains these coding sequences:
- a CDS encoding malate dehydrogenase, with the protein MKVTVVGAGAVGASCAEYIAIKNFASEVVILDIKEDYAEGKAMDLMQTATLNGFDTKIIGSTNDYNKTANSDIAVITSGIPRKPGMTREELIGINAGIVKDVASKIVEQSPNVTLIVVSNPMDTMTYLAHQVIDLPKHKIIGMGGALDSARFKYRLSEALNCPASDVQGMVIGGHSDKGMVPLTSLATRNSVRVTEFLNEDRLQQVAEDTKVGGATLTKMLGTSAWYAPGAAVSSLVQSIACDQKKMFPCSTLLDGEYGLKDLCIGVPVILGKNGIENIVELNLTEAELNKLKESAEGVKKTNQLLEL; encoded by the coding sequence ATGAAAGTAACAGTAGTTGGAGCAGGAGCAGTTGGCGCAAGTTGTGCTGAATATATCGCTATTAAAAATTTCGCTTCGGAAGTTGTGATTTTAGATATTAAAGAAGATTACGCCGAAGGCAAAGCAATGGATTTAATGCAAACAGCAACATTAAATGGCTTTGATACTAAAATTATTGGCAGTACTAACGATTATAACAAAACAGCTAATAGTGATATTGCAGTTATTACTAGTGGTATTCCTAGAAAACCAGGAATGACTCGTGAAGAGTTAATTGGAATAAATGCAGGAATTGTTAAGGATGTAGCCAGTAAAATTGTTGAGCAGTCGCCTAATGTAACTTTAATTGTTGTAAGTAACCCAATGGATACTATGACTTACCTTGCTCATCAAGTTATTGACTTACCAAAACACAAAATTATTGGAATGGGTGGCGCTTTAGATAGTGCTCGTTTTAAATATAGATTAAGTGAGGCATTAAACTGTCCAGCTTCAGACGTTCAAGGTATGGTTATTGGCGGACATAGTGATAAAGGCATGGTGCCATTAACAAGCCTTGCTACTCGTAATAGTGTTCGTGTGACCGAGTTTTTAAATGAAGACCGATTACAACAAGTTGCAGAAGACACAAAAGTTGGCGGTGCAACATTAACTAAAATGTTAGGAACAAGCGCTTGGTATGCGCCTGGTGCCGCCGTTTCATCTTTGGTACAGTCAATTGCTTGTGACCAGAAAAAAATGTTTCCATGCTCTACTTTGTTAGATGGAGAATATGGTTTAAAAGACTTATGTATTGGTGTCCCTGTTATTTTAGGGAAAAATGGTATCGAAAATATAGTTGAATTAAACTTGACAGAAGCTGAACTTAATAAGCTTAAAGAAAGTGCTGAAGGCGTAAAGAAAACCAATCAACTATTAGAACTTTAA
- the secDF gene encoding protein translocase subunit SecDF, with protein MQNKGLIKLFAILFGLVSIYQLSFTFIANNVESKAEEFAKSSISESVENYAEKRDVKVQNYLDSIAAEPVFAGITYATAKQKELNKGLDLKGGINVILQISVPDLLRGLANNSKDPKFNKALQEASQARANSQDTYLELFFQAFNNIEGASLASPNVFGTRALADEIDIDMTNNQVQPIIRRKINESITSAFEVLRERIDKFGVTQPNIQRLGESGRILVELPGAKDISRIKNLLQSTAQLEFWDVYQAREFQQFIVEADQVVANALNIEEQEVKDSTSTETEDLDELLSSSEDSTDVSKTNPFLSLVQNVGPGQGPVLATFAIKDTAEVNSYLKMPQVRNLIPADKKYVKFAWGKPVNDSELIDLYAIKGNRNDEPQLSGSVITDAQQTYDQVGRVAVSMQMDGRGAKIWENMTGRASQQGTQIAIVLDNTVYSAPGVSSGAITGGRSEITGDFSIQEGQDLANVLRAGKLPASADIVQSEIVGPSLGQEAIDSGINSFIIALVLVLIWMIVYYGKAGLYADIALVVNILFIFGVLSGIGAVLTLPGIAGIVLTIGISVDANVLIFERIREEIQRGKTQIDAIKDGFKSALSSILDANVTTGLTGIILLTFGTGPIKGFATTLLIGILTSLFTAIFITRLLIDGGGKKGKSLPFSTGLTKNLFKNIDIEFLKKRKVTYIISAALIILSVGSLFVNGLNQGVDFVGGRTYTVRFDQNVNPTELEQELIAVLGSAEAKTYGSNNQLKVTTNYKIDTQGSEIDKEIQEKMYQALKSYLPEGTTYKEFSVEGGNNETEKFGVMSAIKVGPTIANDIKTASFYAIFGSLFVVFLYILIRFRRWQFSLGAVVAVAHDVLIVLGAFSLLYGLMPFSLEIDQAFIAAILTVIGYSLNDTVVVFDRIREYFNEHTSWNMQKIIDKSVSSTISRTINTSLTTLVVLIAIFIFGGDSIRGFMFALIIGVVVGTYSSVFIATPVMFDTVKKKGIDLTDKSKKDEEEDETA; from the coding sequence ATGCAAAACAAAGGATTAATAAAGTTGTTTGCAATTTTATTCGGTTTGGTAAGTATTTATCAACTATCGTTTACATTTATTGCTAACAATGTTGAAAGTAAAGCAGAAGAATTTGCAAAATCAAGTATCTCTGAATCTGTTGAAAACTATGCAGAAAAACGAGATGTTAAAGTTCAAAATTATCTAGACTCTATTGCAGCCGAACCTGTTTTTGCAGGCATAACCTATGCAACTGCAAAGCAAAAAGAACTCAATAAAGGTCTTGACCTTAAAGGTGGTATAAATGTGATTTTACAAATTTCTGTACCAGATTTATTAAGAGGTTTAGCTAATAACTCAAAAGATCCTAAATTTAATAAAGCACTTCAAGAAGCTTCTCAAGCTAGAGCAAATAGCCAAGATACTTACCTAGAACTTTTCTTTCAAGCTTTCAATAATATTGAAGGCGCATCTTTAGCATCTCCAAATGTTTTTGGTACTAGAGCCTTAGCTGATGAGATTGATATTGATATGACTAACAATCAAGTGCAACCAATTATTAGGCGCAAAATTAACGAGAGTATTACTTCGGCTTTCGAGGTATTGAGAGAGCGTATTGATAAATTTGGTGTTACACAACCTAACATTCAGCGCCTAGGTGAGTCAGGGAGAATCCTTGTTGAATTGCCAGGAGCTAAAGACATAAGCCGAATAAAAAACTTACTTCAAAGTACAGCTCAATTAGAATTTTGGGATGTTTATCAAGCTAGAGAGTTTCAGCAGTTTATAGTTGAAGCAGATCAAGTTGTTGCTAACGCATTAAACATCGAAGAACAAGAGGTTAAAGACTCAACTTCAACTGAAACTGAAGATTTAGACGAGCTTTTATCATCTTCTGAAGATTCTACAGATGTTTCAAAAACTAATCCATTTTTAAGTTTAGTTCAAAATGTTGGTCCTGGTCAAGGACCTGTATTAGCTACTTTTGCGATTAAAGACACTGCAGAAGTTAATTCATACTTGAAGATGCCTCAGGTTAGAAACCTTATACCAGCAGATAAAAAATACGTCAAATTTGCATGGGGAAAGCCTGTGAATGATAGTGAATTAATTGATTTATACGCTATAAAAGGCAACCGTAATGATGAGCCTCAATTAAGTGGATCTGTAATTACAGATGCTCAACAAACTTACGATCAAGTCGGCCGTGTTGCAGTAAGTATGCAAATGGACGGTCGAGGTGCTAAGATCTGGGAAAATATGACTGGCCGTGCGTCTCAACAAGGTACGCAGATAGCAATTGTTCTTGATAATACTGTATATTCTGCGCCAGGCGTCTCATCTGGAGCTATTACTGGTGGACGAAGTGAAATTACAGGTGATTTTAGCATCCAAGAAGGTCAAGATTTAGCTAATGTTCTTAGAGCTGGTAAACTTCCTGCTTCTGCAGATATTGTTCAAAGTGAAATTGTTGGACCGTCACTTGGTCAAGAAGCGATTGATAGCGGTATAAACTCGTTTATTATTGCTTTAGTTTTAGTTCTTATTTGGATGATCGTTTACTATGGTAAAGCTGGACTTTATGCAGATATAGCACTTGTAGTAAATATCTTATTTATATTCGGTGTGCTTTCAGGAATCGGAGCGGTACTAACTTTACCAGGTATTGCAGGTATTGTTTTAACAATAGGTATATCAGTTGATGCAAACGTCCTTATTTTTGAGCGTATTCGTGAAGAAATTCAGCGTGGTAAAACCCAAATTGATGCCATAAAAGATGGTTTTAAAAGTGCATTATCATCAATCCTTGATGCCAATGTTACTACTGGTTTAACAGGTATTATTTTACTTACGTTTGGTACAGGACCTATTAAAGGCTTTGCAACCACATTGTTAATTGGTATTTTAACTTCATTGTTTACAGCAATTTTTATCACTCGTTTATTGATCGATGGTGGTGGTAAAAAAGGTAAATCTTTACCATTTTCTACAGGATTGACTAAAAACCTGTTTAAAAACATTGATATTGAGTTCTTGAAAAAACGTAAAGTAACCTATATCATATCTGCTGCTTTAATTATTTTAAGTGTAGGTTCGCTATTTGTTAATGGCTTAAACCAAGGTGTTGATTTTGTTGGTGGAAGAACTTATACTGTTCGTTTTGATCAAAATGTTAATCCTACTGAATTAGAGCAAGAATTAATTGCAGTTCTAGGTAGTGCTGAAGCTAAAACTTACGGTTCAAATAATCAGCTAAAAGTTACCACTAACTATAAAATTGATACTCAGGGCTCTGAAATCGATAAAGAGATTCAGGAAAAAATGTATCAAGCTTTAAAAAGTTATCTTCCAGAAGGAACAACTTATAAGGAGTTTTCTGTTGAAGGCGGAAATAATGAAACTGAAAAATTTGGTGTCATGTCTGCTATTAAAGTAGGACCAACGATAGCTAATGATATTAAAACGGCTTCTTTTTACGCTATATTTGGTTCGTTATTTGTTGTCTTTTTATACATTTTGATACGTTTCAGACGTTGGCAGTTTAGTTTAGGTGCAGTTGTAGCTGTTGCTCATGATGTTTTAATTGTTCTTGGTGCTTTTTCATTACTTTATGGATTAATGCCTTTTAGTCTTGAAATCGATCAAGCTTTTATTGCAGCAATATTAACTGTTATTGGTTATTCACTTAACGATACTGTTGTTGTGTTTGATAGAATACGAGAGTATTTCAATGAACATACATCGTGGAACATGCAAAAAATCATCGATAAGTCAGTTAGTAGCACTATAAGTCGTACAATTAATACATCTTTAACGACTTTGGTTGTATTAATTGCCATCTTTATTTTCGGTGGAGACAGCATTCGTGGTTTTATGTTTGCCTTAATTATAGGTGTTGTTGTTGGTACTTATTCATCTGTTTTTATAGCAACTCCTGTAATGTTTGATACCGTTAAGAAAAAAGGTATTGACTTGACCGATAAATCTAAAAAGGACGAAGAAGAGGATGAAACAGCCTAA
- the lgt gene encoding prolipoprotein diacylglyceryl transferase, which yields MIHAITWDPSLGIDLGFFTIRYYSLMFLIAFSLGWYIMKHIYQKEGIDMKYLDSLFMYTVIATLLGARLGHVIFYQPELITQDPLSIILPFQFVPEIQFTGFQGLASHGATIGIAIAMYLYSKKVIHKHIAWILDRVILPISIGGMFIRIGNFLNSEIIGEPTNSGFGVIFKKLGEDFPRHPAQLYEAAGYLLLFGLLWFLFHNTKLKAKKGFLFGLFFTLMWSIRFIVEFVKEPQVPERADWIINTGQILSLPMLGIGLIIMVIANKKSK from the coding sequence ATGATACACGCCATTACTTGGGATCCTTCTTTAGGTATCGACTTAGGATTTTTTACTATCAGGTATTATAGCCTAATGTTTTTAATAGCCTTTTCTCTAGGTTGGTATATCATGAAACATATTTACCAAAAAGAAGGTATTGATATGAAGTACCTTGACTCGTTATTCATGTACACCGTAATTGCTACTCTTTTAGGAGCAAGATTAGGACATGTAATTTTTTATCAACCAGAATTAATTACTCAAGACCCGCTTTCCATAATATTACCATTTCAGTTTGTTCCTGAAATTCAGTTTACAGGTTTTCAAGGCCTAGCAAGTCATGGTGCCACAATTGGTATTGCCATTGCAATGTATTTGTACAGTAAAAAAGTAATTCATAAACACATCGCTTGGATTTTAGACAGAGTCATTTTACCAATTTCAATAGGTGGTATGTTTATTAGAATCGGTAACTTTTTGAATTCTGAAATTATAGGTGAACCTACCAATAGTGGCTTTGGTGTTATTTTCAAAAAATTGGGCGAAGACTTCCCTCGTCATCCAGCTCAACTTTATGAAGCAGCTGGCTACCTGCTATTATTTGGCTTATTATGGTTTTTATTTCATAACACAAAGTTAAAAGCAAAAAAAGGATTTTTGTTTGGTTTATTCTTCACATTAATGTGGAGTATTCGTTTCATTGTTGAATTTGTTAAAGAACCTCAAGTGCCTGAGCGTGCAGATTGGATTATTAATACTGGCCAAATATTAAGTTTACCTATGCTAGGTATTGGATTAATAATTATGGTTATTGCCAATAAGAAATCAAAATAA
- the yidD gene encoding membrane protein insertion efficiency factor YidD, giving the protein MLKQFLIAPFLLVIKIYQIFLSPIFGSNCRFAPTCSSYSKQALKTHGLIKGLYLSVIRISKCHPWGASGYDPVPENNTKKHQK; this is encoded by the coding sequence ATGCTCAAACAATTTTTAATAGCACCTTTTTTATTAGTTATCAAAATTTATCAAATTTTTTTATCACCGATTTTTGGTTCTAATTGTCGTTTTGCGCCGACTTGTTCTAGCTATTCTAAACAAGCACTTAAGACGCATGGTTTAATAAAAGGCTTATATTTGTCAGTAATCAGAATTTCAAAATGTCATCCTTGGGGCGCTTCAGGATATGATCCAGTACCTGAGAATAATACTAAAAAACATCAAAAATGA
- the cysS gene encoding cysteine--tRNA ligase: MKLYESQELKIYNSLSGEKELFKPIIKGHVGMYVCGPTVYNNVHLGNCRTFISFDLVYRYLKHLGYKVRYVRNITDAGHLENDAEEGEDRIAKKARLEELEPMEIVQKYTVDFHDILRLFNNYAPSIEPTATGHIVEQIEAIKTIIDRGLAYVVNGNVYFDVIKYNKENHYGILSGRKIEELIANTRTLTGQSEKKNPQDFALWKKAEPQHIMRWPSPWGIGFPGWHLECTVMSSKYLGDSFDIHGGGMDLKFPHHECEIAQGKAVSGKDPVNYWMHANMLTLNGKKMAKSTGNNILPRELFTGENKNLSKAYAPSVARFFMLQANYRSVLDFSDEALQAAEKAYIKLLEAIQSIEYLETSSSSSIEVSKWKANCYNAMNDDFNSPVLIAHLFEAVKFINNVKAEKAQITESDKQLLQKTMKDFTFDVLGLKPLKNLKDQKVGNSTKHINGLVEILIELRNKARADKDFKTADLIRDQLLTENIELKDTKDGTVFKMTN; this comes from the coding sequence ATGAAGTTGTACGAATCTCAAGAGTTAAAAATTTACAATTCGCTTTCTGGCGAAAAAGAGTTATTTAAACCTATCATTAAAGGTCATGTTGGCATGTATGTTTGTGGCCCTACCGTATATAACAACGTTCATCTTGGAAATTGCCGTACATTCATATCATTTGATTTAGTATATCGTTACCTTAAGCATTTAGGCTATAAAGTTAGGTATGTGCGTAATATAACTGATGCCGGTCATCTAGAAAACGATGCTGAAGAAGGCGAAGACCGAATAGCTAAAAAAGCAAGATTAGAAGAGTTAGAACCGATGGAAATCGTTCAAAAATATACCGTCGACTTTCATGATATTCTTAGACTTTTTAATAATTATGCGCCTAGTATAGAACCTACGGCAACTGGCCATATCGTAGAACAAATTGAAGCGATAAAAACTATAATTGATCGTGGTCTAGCTTACGTGGTTAATGGCAATGTGTATTTTGATGTCATTAAATATAATAAAGAAAATCATTATGGCATTTTGAGTGGTCGTAAAATTGAAGAACTCATCGCTAACACGAGAACATTAACTGGGCAATCTGAAAAGAAAAATCCGCAGGATTTTGCCTTATGGAAAAAAGCAGAACCACAACACATAATGCGCTGGCCTTCGCCATGGGGAATTGGCTTTCCTGGCTGGCATCTTGAGTGTACTGTAATGAGCAGTAAATATCTAGGTGACAGCTTTGATATTCATGGTGGCGGAATGGACTTAAAATTTCCACATCATGAATGCGAAATTGCCCAGGGTAAAGCCGTCTCTGGCAAAGATCCCGTAAATTATTGGATGCACGCTAATATGCTTACTTTAAATGGCAAAAAAATGGCCAAAAGCACAGGTAACAACATTTTACCTCGTGAACTTTTTACTGGAGAAAACAAAAATCTATCTAAAGCTTATGCACCAAGCGTAGCTCGTTTTTTTATGCTCCAGGCTAACTACAGAAGTGTTTTAGACTTTTCAGATGAAGCTTTACAAGCCGCTGAAAAAGCTTACATTAAGTTATTAGAAGCCATACAAAGCATAGAATATTTAGAGACAAGTAGTTCGTCTTCTATTGAAGTTTCTAAGTGGAAAGCTAATTGTTACAATGCGATGAATGACGACTTCAATAGTCCTGTTTTGATAGCGCATTTGTTTGAAGCAGTTAAATTTATCAATAATGTAAAAGCTGAGAAAGCTCAAATTACAGAAAGTGATAAACAGTTATTACAAAAAACAATGAAAGACTTCACTTTTGATGTTTTAGGGCTTAAGCCTTTAAAAAATTTAAAAGATCAAAAAGTTGGTAATTCGACAAAACATATTAACGGCTTGGTTGAAATATTGATTGAACTCAGAAATAAAGCTAGAGCAGATAAAGATTTTAAAACTGCTGATTTAATTAGAGATCAATTACTAACTGAAAATATTGAGTTAAAAGACACTAAAGATGGCACTGTTTTTAAGATGACTAATTAA
- the folE gene encoding GTP cyclohydrolase I FolE, with protein sequence MSKDKNTDFIEDIGDNHVATSTENPIREDAFSISNETKIEQIESHVNSILDILGMDLTDDSIRGTPKRVAKMFVNEIFSGLHPNNKPKASTFDNKYKYGEMLVEKNITVYSTCEHHLLPIVGRAHVAYISTGKVIGLSKMNRIVNYYSKRPQVQERLTMQIVKEMQEALNTEDVACVIDAKHLCVNSRGISDIESSTVTSEFGGKFKNETTKKEFLDYIKLETKF encoded by the coding sequence ATGAGTAAAGATAAAAACACAGATTTTATTGAAGATATTGGTGATAATCACGTTGCAACTTCAACTGAAAACCCTATTAGAGAGGATGCTTTTTCAATTTCTAATGAAACTAAAATTGAACAAATTGAATCACATGTAAATTCAATTCTTGATATATTAGGAATGGATTTAACCGACGACAGTATTCGTGGCACACCTAAGCGCGTAGCTAAAATGTTTGTGAATGAAATATTTTCAGGTTTACATCCAAACAACAAACCAAAAGCTTCTACTTTTGATAATAAGTATAAGTACGGTGAGATGCTAGTAGAAAAAAACATTACTGTTTATTCTACTTGTGAACATCACCTATTACCAATTGTTGGCCGTGCACATGTTGCCTACATATCAACTGGAAAAGTTATTGGTTTATCTAAGATGAACAGAATTGTAAATTATTATTCTAAACGACCTCAAGTTCAAGAACGCTTAACTATGCAAATAGTAAAAGAAATGCAAGAAGCACTTAACACTGAAGATGTGGCTTGCGTAATTGATGCCAAACATCTTTGCGTTAACAGTCGAGGAATCAGCGATATAGAAAGCAGTACTGTTACTAGCGAATTTGGTGGCAAATTTAAAAATGAAACGACTAAGAAAGAATTTCTTGATTATATTAAATTAGAGACAAAATTTTAA